atgcaacagtaataaatttcacatttaaaggtaagaatttcattttctttggagttttttagagatacattcatatatgacatagaacatgcgcatttcgtgcaaattaacataaatatatatttttggttgcgtttttgcttataatttcacattaaataatatgttacattaataattgaataacgatattgcttggattctattaacattgactctaggatttcgtacacattggttggtgggacgaagaaaattatcgaacaggctttggttctgaatagattttttctatcgattctgtatttcaaggttagatttacacattttttcaaataaactttgtttattttctttcctcctattcactactaatttcatgttatttctaatttataattattttccgtggataatataattcttgtttctgtttttcagttgtgcagatgataccaggcgattgtttcgatgatgactctgacacgaggcggatggcttgatcaggttggtaaaaattcttaaagttgttttcagttttattccttgatttaaagttgatttcaatttcttcttttgaagTGGATTGTTGTTTATTAGATGAGTTGAAATTGTTTATTGGTTAGGTTCTTCGGTAGGGTTTTACATTTATTACGTTTTCCCACCAGTGATTATTGGCGTTCTcggaatcttgaatcttgacgGTGTTGTGCTGTGAAACGTCGGTCACTCGATGCGGTCCTGTGTAAAGATGGAAGAATTTTTTAGTTAACTTGCCTAGGGCATCTGAAGATTTATGTGCTTTTACCAGTACTTCATCTCCGACTTCatatttgaatttctttgtAGCCTTGTCATGGTATTTTTTCCTTTGTTTTGCGGATTTGTCTAACCTATTGCGAACCAGTTGGTATAAGTTTGGGTTAGGTTTATCCGGATTTGGAAACTTGATTAGGCTCTGAATAAATGATTCGTTTCTTGTGCCAAATATAATTTCGTGGGGAGTGTACCCGGTACTATCACTCACACAGTTATTAATGCAGTGTTCTAGGAACGGTACATATTTGACCCATTGTTGATGACGGTGACTGCTATATGCCCTCATAAATCTTgaaatttctttcatttttctttccacTGGGTTTGCACTGGGAGTGTACGCCGAGACTCTTGACGTTTTAATGCCGGCTTGTTCTAAAATTTGTTTCCACTTGGCACTgcaaaaataggttgcgttgtctGACAATATGCGCTGTGGTTTACCAACTTCATTGGTCCATCTTTCGGTGATGCATTTGGCTAATTTTTCACCAGTGATTTTACCAATAGGGAAGAACATTGTATATTTTGAGAACAAGCAGGTTAAGACAAAAATAAAGCGTTTTTGGTGTATAGACTGAGGTAGTGGCCCATAGATGTCAGCTGATATTAATTCAAGTGGTTGTGAGGGTAAGATAGGTATCATTTCTCCTGCTATATGAAAACGGTTATGCTTTGTTTTTTGACAGATGTCGCAGGCTCTTATTAACTGTGTAACCTTTTTGTTCAATCCTTTGAAGTAACAACACGTTTTCAGGGCATGTATTGTTTTTCTTATGCCAAAGTGACCAATTCGTTCATGTGCTTCCAAAATTACGTCCTTTTCTAGGGTGTGTGGTATGACTAGATGCCAAAAATCGGAGTTTTTATTAGCCTTATAAAACAAATGGTCGTTGAAAACAGTGTAGCGTTGTAGATACTGGTGCTCTTCTACTGGAGGGTTGGATAACTTGCGAATGAGATCTGTGATTTTATTGTCCATTGATTGTgcgtttttaaatttttcagatGTAAGGAGTTCGGTGTGCAGGAGCGGCGATATATTGAAGGGTAACGGCACTGGTTGATCTTCGGCTACATAGCATTGGAATGTCGTTTCATTTGCATAGGTGTCACTTCCTTCTCTGGACAAGAAATCAGCAGTTTGATTTCGTTTACCTGGCAGGTGAGTGAGTTCTAGGTCAAATTCTTGCAATAACAGAAACCATCTAGATAGTCGGTTGTTGGTTAACTTGGCTGTTTTGAAGAAAGTCAGAGCCTTATGGTCTGTGTTAACAAAAATCTTTTGGCCTAACAACAACGTTCTATATTTCTTGCATACTTCGACAATGcttagtagttctttttccGTGACTGTGTACTTCTTCTGGGCTGCATTCATAGTTTTGCTAAAAAATGCTAtgactcctttttctcctttctcatcatattgaaaaatttccgcACCTAAGGCGTAATCCGATGCGTCAACATTTATATGAAAAGGTTGGTTGAGATTTGGATGATTCAATATAACAGCTTTCAGAAAAGCATCCTTCAACTGGTTAAAAATTGCATCTTCCTTGAGCCCCCATATCCATGGTTTAGAGGATGATAAAACATGACTCAGTTGTGCCGTATAATGAGACATCTGTTTGTTAAAGCGGCGATAGAATTGTAGGAAACCAATAAAACGTTGAAGCTGTTTACGACTTGATGGAGATGGAAAGTTTTTTATAGCTGCTAATTTATCAATGTCCTGCATGATACCTTTATCAGTTATGATGTGCCCGAGGTATTTAACTTTCTtggcaaaaaattcacattttgataattttaacttCATACCACATTTTATTAGTCTACCGAATACTACATCAAGGTGTTGAATATGCTCTGCCACACtctgtgatgaaataattgcaTCATCAACGTAAAGAGCACAAAAATCTGAAATGTCTTCACCAATTGATTGTCTTAGGCAGCGTATAAATATAGCCATTGCATTTCTGATCCCAAAGGCAAGTCGGGTGAACCTGAGATTTCGGCCGTTGAAGAGGAAGGACAGGTAATCTCGAGATTCTTCGGCCACTTGTACCTGCCAATATCCGGCGCTGAGGTCGACGGTGGAGTATATGGTCTTGCCATGGAACGTCTGCAACACCTGATCGATCTGGGCGGGAGCTTCACGGTCGTCGTCGAGAATCATGTTCAGCTGGCGGGCGTCGAGACAGAGTCGGGTGGAGCCGTCCTTCTTCGAAACGCAGGTAATAGGCAAACTATAATGCGATGTGGATGGTTCGATAATGCCTAGTCTTTCCATCCTATCTATTTCGGCAGCTGCTGCTTGACGGTGCGCAAAAGGGATGGGATAAGATTTTCTATAATACGACTCATGTGGTTTGACCTCTAATTTACACTGAAAATGATTTGCCAATCCTGGCTGTTCTGAAAATACTGCACGATTTTTTATGAACATTTCTTTCATGGATTGTTTGATTGCGAGCCCCCATTCAGAATTGTTATCAATCTCATTCAGTAACTTTTCCATCAGAATGTCAGTATCATCTGGTGTTTCATTTTCCAAGCTGTAGTCATCCACTGAATCATGACTCATCATTTCACTTTCTTCACCTTCTCTGTATTGCACCTTGTATTCTTTTTCAGGAATGTAGTCTTCAACC
The sequence above is drawn from the Nilaparvata lugens isolate BPH chromosome 2, ASM1435652v1, whole genome shotgun sequence genome and encodes:
- the LOC111044055 gene encoding uncharacterized protein LOC111044055 is translated as MSFHLHRCHFLLWTRNQQFDFVYLAGKSGEPEISAVEEEGQVISRFFGHLYLPISGAEVDGGVYGLAMERLQHLIDLGGSFTVVVENHVQLAGVETESGGAVLLRNAGNTRKEYGKHFPSTWISRRHCLDIRRRRPGVTPDR